One window of the Archangium primigenium genome contains the following:
- a CDS encoding penicillin-binding protein 1A, translating to MTPTSPASPPDAAPRSTRGGWLWRWTKRLLLVAAVGVALIVLGAVGVYVHFSQGLPSVEALRTYQLPQVTKVRCADGSVCAEYFMPQGRRTVVRMEHLPAHVRNAFLAAEDADFYKHEGLDFFGIVRAGVKNLIPGSRKSGASTLTQQVVKNMLLTPERSLHRKIREWILTPRVEQALTKDEILSLYINQVYYGQGRNGIEEAALYYFGKHAADLTLGEAAVLAGTVQSPNRINPEKNIVKAKQRQRYVLGQMAGQGFAPRAEVDKELEKPIVLAPRPPAEPGAYYAEEIRRTLVARYGEQAVLTGGLRVDIAMVPKLQALADDAVRKGLEAVDRRQGYRGPVGTLAAERFERLKPLLTRQIEEAGRRQKEGSSVADLTSLASTEAPPQPEEEAPLETPAAEVEEDATLSPDEKLVHAVQLAPLKDGLRVAGYVTQVEDKKARVDLVGRVAEIPFASVTWAKVNGKAPGKMSDVMKVGDIVRVRILRVLPAPALLEATLDQVPLVQGGLVVIDPKDRHVVALVGGYDFERSPFNRATQARRQPGSSFKPFIYGAALGSGRYTPISTVNDAPEAIRDPYTGQTWKPQNYERAFDGPITLRTALTRSKNTVSVRLIEAITPAAAIEFARRAGIQSPLPENLTLALGTGEVSILEEANAYATLQANGRYAEPLLLLKVTDTSGRVVEEHQPAFEEKLPPAVAYLTTSLMRSVVEEGTARAVTELNRPAAGKTGTTNQNRDTWFSGYTADWVASAWVGFDDHSPLGSSETGGRAPLPIWLEFMRGAHQGLPSRDFDMPPGVVQTRIDPATGLLAGNSVPGRMESFLEGTQPTAEAPPPGHVSESDFFLQEGSRGL from the coding sequence ATGACCCCAACCTCCCCCGCCTCCCCGCCCGACGCCGCGCCCCGCTCCACCCGGGGGGGCTGGCTGTGGCGCTGGACGAAACGGCTCCTGCTCGTGGCGGCCGTGGGCGTCGCCTTGATCGTGCTCGGGGCCGTGGGCGTCTACGTGCACTTCAGCCAGGGCCTGCCCTCGGTGGAGGCGCTGCGCACCTACCAGCTGCCCCAGGTGACCAAGGTGCGGTGCGCGGACGGCTCGGTGTGCGCCGAGTACTTCATGCCCCAGGGCCGGCGCACGGTGGTGCGCATGGAGCATCTGCCGGCCCACGTGCGCAACGCCTTCCTGGCCGCCGAGGACGCGGACTTCTACAAGCACGAGGGCCTGGACTTCTTCGGCATCGTGCGCGCGGGCGTGAAGAACCTCATCCCCGGCAGCCGCAAGTCCGGCGCGTCCACGCTCACGCAGCAGGTCGTCAAGAACATGCTGCTCACGCCCGAGCGCAGCCTCCACCGGAAGATCCGCGAGTGGATCCTCACCCCGCGCGTGGAGCAGGCGCTCACCAAGGACGAGATCCTCAGCCTCTACATCAACCAGGTGTATTACGGGCAGGGCCGCAACGGCATCGAGGAGGCGGCGCTCTACTACTTCGGCAAGCACGCCGCGGACCTGACGCTGGGCGAGGCGGCGGTGCTCGCGGGCACGGTGCAGTCACCCAACCGCATCAATCCCGAGAAGAACATCGTCAAGGCCAAGCAGCGCCAGCGCTACGTGCTCGGGCAGATGGCGGGCCAGGGCTTCGCGCCCCGGGCCGAGGTGGACAAGGAGCTCGAGAAGCCCATCGTGCTCGCGCCCCGTCCGCCCGCCGAGCCGGGCGCCTACTACGCCGAGGAGATCCGCCGCACGCTCGTGGCCCGCTATGGCGAGCAGGCGGTGCTCACCGGGGGCCTGCGCGTGGACATCGCCATGGTGCCCAAACTCCAGGCGCTCGCGGACGACGCCGTGCGCAAGGGCCTGGAGGCGGTGGACCGGCGCCAGGGCTACCGGGGCCCCGTGGGCACGCTCGCGGCTGAGCGCTTCGAGCGGCTCAAGCCCCTGCTCACCCGGCAGATCGAGGAGGCGGGCCGGCGGCAGAAGGAGGGCAGCTCGGTGGCGGATCTGACGTCGCTCGCGAGCACCGAGGCGCCGCCCCAGCCCGAGGAGGAAGCGCCCCTGGAGACGCCCGCGGCCGAGGTCGAGGAGGACGCCACGCTGTCGCCCGACGAGAAGCTGGTGCACGCGGTGCAGCTCGCGCCCCTCAAGGACGGCCTGCGCGTGGCGGGCTACGTCACCCAGGTGGAGGACAAGAAGGCGCGCGTGGACCTGGTGGGCCGCGTGGCGGAGATCCCCTTCGCCTCCGTCACCTGGGCCAAGGTCAACGGCAAGGCCCCGGGCAAGATGTCGGACGTGATGAAGGTGGGCGACATCGTGCGCGTGCGCATCCTGCGCGTGCTGCCCGCCCCCGCGCTGCTCGAGGCCACGTTGGACCAGGTGCCGCTCGTGCAGGGCGGCCTCGTCGTCATCGACCCGAAGGACCGGCACGTGGTGGCGCTCGTGGGCGGCTATGACTTCGAGCGCTCGCCCTTCAACCGCGCCACCCAGGCGCGGCGCCAGCCCGGCTCGTCCTTCAAGCCCTTCATCTACGGCGCGGCGCTCGGCAGCGGCCGCTACACCCCCATCAGCACGGTGAACGACGCGCCCGAGGCCATCCGCGACCCCTACACCGGCCAGACGTGGAAGCCGCAGAACTACGAGCGCGCCTTCGACGGGCCCATCACCCTGCGCACCGCGCTCACCCGCTCGAAGAACACGGTGTCCGTGCGCCTCATCGAGGCCATCACCCCCGCGGCGGCCATCGAGTTCGCGCGCCGCGCGGGCATCCAATCGCCCCTGCCGGAGAACCTCACCCTGGCGCTGGGCACCGGCGAGGTGAGCATCCTCGAGGAGGCCAACGCCTACGCCACGCTCCAGGCCAACGGCCGCTACGCCGAGCCGCTGCTGCTCCTCAAGGTGACGGACACGAGCGGCCGCGTGGTGGAGGAGCACCAGCCCGCCTTCGAGGAGAAGCTGCCCCCGGCGGTGGCCTACCTCACCACCTCCCTCATGCGCAGCGTGGTGGAGGAGGGCACCGCCCGCGCGGTGACGGAGCTCAACCGCCCCGCGGCCGGCAAGACGGGCACCACCAACCAGAACCGCGACACGTGGTTCTCCGGCTACACCGCGGACTGGGTGGCCAGCGCCTGGGTGGGCTTCGATGACCACTCGCCCCTGGGCTCCTCCGAGACGGGCGGCCGCGCCCCCCTGCCCATCTGGCTGGAGTTCATGCGCGGCGCCCACCAGGGCCTGCCCTCGCGCGACTTCGACATGCCGCCGGGCGTGGTGCAGACGCGCATCGATCCCGCCACCGGCCTGCTCGCGGGCAACTCCGTGCCCGGGCGGATGGAGTCCTTCCTCGAGGGCACCCAGCCCACCGCCGAGGCGCCGCCGCCGGGCCACGTGAGCGAGAGCGACTTCTTCCTCCAGGAAGGCAGCCGGGGGCTGTGA
- a CDS encoding VCBS repeat-containing protein has translation MSRALVAALLLVARAAPAAPDTALERLATAVASDVRAAGPEAPVALSLTASAPELRRAFETLLAARLAQAGLAPVVLVAPSPEDAEALARETGARALVRLTLGVETGALGARGDVVGTWVNFWSGRTPTRPPSPAAALARQVPADPESLALAAVKPTAPVPPPPAGPPRPLRLVGARLTHLPAPPAALATGDLTGDGRDEVVVLTERAVHVFAADGHLLAERSLDVLPPGPAPTREPFGAVAVLANPPRIAAFSTRFAHAEVLVLENGALRFATRMEGVPLDAEARGTFVPGQTAFGADVRWGTGEQRLSGVPARFTTYSAALSRVLLVQPDGQGAFYPRPSAAPVPLSGLGAGSALGDLDGDGTPELLTTSPELQPSPDVLRVFKTGESATTAQEPLWQGALPAGRALSVVTARLDEGPLRAVVVGLTLPDGTGELFLLRPGAP, from the coding sequence GTGAGCCGCGCCCTCGTCGCCGCGCTGCTGCTCGTCGCGCGTGCCGCTCCCGCCGCGCCCGACACCGCGCTGGAGCGGCTCGCCACCGCCGTGGCCTCGGACGTGCGCGCCGCCGGACCCGAGGCCCCCGTGGCCCTGAGCCTCACGGCCAGCGCGCCCGAGCTGCGCCGCGCCTTCGAGACCCTGCTCGCCGCGCGCCTGGCCCAGGCCGGACTCGCGCCCGTGGTGCTGGTGGCCCCCTCGCCCGAGGACGCCGAGGCGCTCGCCCGGGAGACCGGCGCGCGCGCCCTGGTGCGGCTCACGCTCGGCGTGGAGACAGGGGCGCTCGGCGCGCGCGGCGACGTGGTGGGCACCTGGGTCAACTTCTGGTCCGGCCGCACGCCCACGCGTCCGCCCTCGCCCGCCGCCGCGCTCGCCCGGCAGGTGCCCGCGGACCCCGAGAGCCTCGCGCTCGCGGCGGTGAAGCCCACCGCCCCCGTGCCTCCGCCCCCGGCCGGGCCGCCCCGCCCCTTGCGCCTGGTGGGTGCCCGCCTCACGCACCTGCCCGCGCCCCCCGCCGCGCTCGCCACGGGGGACCTCACCGGCGATGGCCGGGACGAGGTGGTGGTGCTCACCGAGCGCGCCGTGCACGTCTTCGCCGCGGACGGGCACCTGCTCGCCGAGCGCTCCCTGGACGTGCTGCCCCCGGGCCCCGCCCCCACCCGCGAGCCCTTCGGCGCGGTGGCCGTGCTCGCCAATCCCCCTCGCATCGCCGCGTTCTCCACCCGCTTCGCCCATGCCGAGGTGCTGGTGCTGGAGAACGGCGCCCTGCGCTTCGCGACCCGGATGGAGGGCGTGCCCCTGGACGCCGAGGCCCGAGGGACCTTCGTCCCGGGACAGACGGCCTTCGGCGCCGACGTGCGGTGGGGCACGGGCGAGCAGCGGCTCTCCGGAGTGCCCGCGCGCTTCACCACCTACAGCGCGGCCCTGTCGCGCGTCCTGCTCGTGCAGCCCGACGGCCAGGGCGCCTTCTACCCCCGGCCCTCGGCGGCCCCCGTGCCCCTGTCCGGCCTGGGCGCGGGCAGCGCGCTCGGGGACCTGGACGGCGATGGCACGCCGGAACTGCTCACCACCTCGCCCGAGCTCCAGCCCTCGCCCGACGTGCTGCGCGTCTTCAAGACGGGCGAGAGCGCCACCACGGCCCAGGAGCCCTTGTGGCAGGGCGCCCTGCCGGCGGGGCGGGCCCTGTCCGTGGTGACGGCCCGGCTGGACGAGGGCCCCCTGCGCGCGGTGGTGGTGGGCCTCACCCTGCCCGACGGCACCGGTGAACTCTTCCTCCTGCGCCCGGGAGCGCCATGA
- a CDS encoding ABC transporter substrate-binding protein: MTFRPLLLASLMCLAAPASRAAGRTPYGGEVRVAFPGPLEPAEPALADSPLDATLRGLVSRPPCTLSPEGQLRPALAPEPSRPTAQGVRWSLPTPAQAQALARAWTRLTGPEAPSPYRALLFPLRGEGRQLAATGDTLELTLAFPWPDLERALCHPALALAPTSPAALGPFAEATRNTLDARLAWTPGRPYVERLRLQPTDERGLARLWSTQGTQVALGVSPEPGTLTGAALYATYLTWSPRKVPEDFRRAVERALDREDLTRLFVRGPAVPMPHLLPPALLPQAPAAPRPGPAPAAEPASASRKVTLLYDTDNEDQRAVAERLQVKLHDLGYTVALLPLPRAGLRARWASGDYEVMLHSLLLPPVPGPALAVVLDAAGRKDLLGVELPRIGLLPDTAARDARARERAVALAPTLPLLPLYAQGLALRGAPEVEGLAFDAQGLPQLDGVWVRPVAAGGPGGRR; this comes from the coding sequence ATGACCTTCCGCCCCCTGCTTCTCGCGAGCCTCATGTGCCTCGCCGCGCCCGCGTCCCGGGCCGCCGGGCGCACGCCCTATGGCGGGGAGGTGCGCGTCGCCTTCCCCGGGCCCCTGGAGCCCGCGGAGCCCGCCCTCGCCGACTCGCCCCTGGACGCCACCCTGCGGGGCCTCGTGTCGCGCCCCCCGTGCACGCTCTCGCCCGAGGGGCAGCTTCGGCCCGCGCTCGCCCCCGAGCCCTCCCGACCCACGGCCCAGGGGGTGCGCTGGAGCCTGCCCACCCCCGCGCAGGCCCAGGCCCTGGCGCGTGCCTGGACGCGGCTCACCGGGCCCGAGGCCCCCTCGCCCTACCGCGCCCTGCTCTTCCCGCTCCGGGGCGAGGGCCGCCAGCTCGCCGCCACCGGGGACACCCTGGAGCTGACGCTCGCCTTCCCCTGGCCGGACCTGGAGCGCGCCCTGTGCCACCCCGCGCTCGCCCTGGCGCCCACGTCCCCCGCCGCGCTCGGCCCGTTCGCCGAGGCGACCCGGAACACCCTGGACGCGCGGCTCGCGTGGACCCCGGGCCGCCCCTACGTGGAGCGCCTGCGGCTGCAGCCCACCGACGAGCGGGGCCTCGCGCGGCTCTGGTCCACGCAAGGCACCCAGGTGGCGCTCGGCGTCTCCCCGGAGCCCGGGACCCTCACGGGCGCGGCGCTCTACGCCACCTATCTGACGTGGTCGCCCCGGAAGGTGCCCGAGGACTTCCGGCGGGCCGTGGAGCGCGCCCTCGACCGCGAGGACCTGACACGCCTGTTCGTGCGCGGCCCCGCCGTGCCCATGCCGCACCTGCTCCCGCCCGCGCTCCTGCCCCAGGCCCCGGCGGCCCCCCGCCCTGGACCCGCACCCGCCGCAGAGCCCGCGTCCGCGAGCCGCAAGGTGACGCTGCTCTACGACACCGACAACGAGGACCAGCGCGCGGTGGCCGAGCGCCTCCAGGTGAAGCTGCATGACCTGGGCTACACGGTGGCGCTGCTGCCCCTGCCCCGCGCCGGACTGCGCGCGCGCTGGGCGAGCGGGGACTACGAGGTGATGCTGCACTCGCTGCTCTTGCCCCCGGTGCCGGGCCCCGCTCTGGCGGTGGTGCTGGACGCGGCGGGCCGCAAGGATCTGCTCGGCGTGGAGCTGCCCCGCATCGGCCTGCTGCCGGACACCGCGGCCCGGGACGCGCGTGCGCGCGAGCGGGCCGTGGCGCTCGCGCCCACCCTGCCGCTCCTGCCGCTCTATGCCCAGGGCCTGGCGCTGCGCGGGGCCCCGGAGGTCGAGGGCCTCGCCTTCGACGCCCAGGGCCTGCCCCAGCTCGACGGCGTGTGGGTGCGGCCGGTCGCGGCGGGCGGCCCGGGGGGCCGGAGATGA
- a CDS encoding sensor histidine kinase produces MRLRTRLALAFALLALVPLAVMVPFTLTRLRATLSRGLDARMESALLSGQEAIDRTAATARRAVEELVESPALEDLAREARESPARAIRADTARPLMKSRGLTVLTIFDRQGTTLSSGQLPARRGDPDPALFAVTKLKTPEPVPVKVSVRDNQGLREVPALVTARPVDYGDSRLWVVGGVLLDQGLAAHLARLTQAEVALLSDKEEVARAGTVQAPTVARVLPLDEHVSVRLVFSRAAEREATLGVLRSFLLLAGLGLGFAVLLGLLMARRITQPVEALTEGVRRVGQGELDEQVRVDTTGEVGELVKTFNRMTTELRSTTERLVASERVAAWQEVARRLAHEIKNPLTPIRMSIETLVAVQDAGDARFPGIFKQSAGVILEEVDRLRRIVDEFSQFARMPKPQLEPVDLGELARNVLSLYATPPEGIELRSEVQTGVVARADRDQLTQVLVNLVKNAEEAMAKGGGTLYVRVQGTEKEARVEVQDSGPGIPPEHRARIFEPYFTTKEGGTGLGLAIAARILQEHGGKLDVGGEPGQGACFTLSLPRDQ; encoded by the coding sequence ATGAGGCTGAGGACGAGGCTCGCCCTCGCCTTCGCCCTGCTCGCGCTGGTGCCGCTGGCGGTGATGGTGCCCTTCACCCTGACGCGGCTGCGCGCCACGCTGTCCCGGGGCTTGGACGCGCGCATGGAGAGCGCCCTGCTCTCGGGGCAGGAGGCGATCGATCGCACCGCGGCCACGGCGCGCCGGGCGGTGGAGGAGCTGGTGGAGAGCCCCGCGCTGGAGGACCTGGCGCGCGAGGCCCGCGAGTCCCCCGCGCGGGCCATCCGCGCGGACACGGCGCGGCCCCTGATGAAGAGCCGGGGGCTCACGGTGCTGACGATCTTCGATCGCCAGGGAACGACGCTGTCCTCGGGGCAACTGCCCGCGCGCCGGGGAGACCCGGATCCGGCGCTCTTCGCGGTGACGAAGCTGAAGACCCCCGAGCCCGTGCCGGTGAAGGTGTCGGTGCGCGACAACCAGGGCCTGCGCGAGGTACCGGCGCTCGTGACGGCGCGGCCGGTGGACTACGGGGACTCGCGGTTGTGGGTGGTGGGCGGGGTGTTGTTGGACCAGGGGCTGGCGGCGCACCTGGCGCGGCTGACGCAGGCCGAGGTGGCGCTGCTGTCGGACAAGGAGGAGGTGGCGCGGGCCGGCACGGTGCAGGCGCCCACGGTGGCGCGGGTGCTGCCGTTGGACGAGCACGTCTCGGTGCGGCTCGTGTTCAGCCGCGCGGCCGAGCGCGAGGCGACGCTCGGGGTGTTGCGCTCCTTCCTGCTCTTGGCGGGACTGGGGCTGGGCTTCGCGGTGCTGTTGGGGCTGCTCATGGCCCGGCGCATCACCCAGCCGGTGGAGGCGCTGACGGAGGGCGTGCGGCGGGTGGGCCAGGGCGAGCTGGACGAGCAGGTGCGGGTGGACACCACGGGCGAGGTGGGTGAGCTCGTGAAGACGTTCAACCGGATGACGACGGAGCTGCGCTCGACGACGGAGCGGCTGGTGGCGAGCGAGCGCGTGGCGGCGTGGCAGGAGGTCGCGCGGCGGCTGGCGCACGAGATCAAGAACCCGCTGACGCCCATCCGCATGTCCATCGAGACGCTGGTGGCGGTGCAGGACGCGGGGGACGCGCGCTTTCCCGGCATCTTCAAGCAGAGCGCGGGAGTCATCCTGGAGGAAGTGGACCGGCTGCGGCGGATCGTGGACGAGTTCAGCCAGTTCGCGCGCATGCCCAAGCCGCAGTTGGAGCCCGTGGACCTGGGAGAACTGGCGAGGAACGTGCTGTCGCTCTACGCGACGCCGCCTGAGGGAATCGAGCTGCGCTCGGAGGTGCAGACGGGTGTGGTGGCGAGAGCGGACCGGGACCAACTGACGCAGGTGTTGGTGAACCTGGTGAAGAACGCCGAGGAGGCGATGGCCAAGGGCGGAGGCACGCTGTACGTGCGGGTGCAAGGCACGGAGAAGGAAGCCCGGGTGGAGGTCCAGGACAGTGGCCCGGGGATTCCGCCCGAGCACCGCGCACGCATCTTCGAGCCCTACTTCACGACGAAGGAGGGCGGCACGGGCCTGGGACTGGCCATTGCGGCGCGTATCCTCCAGGAGCACGGCGGCAAGCTGGACGTGGGCGGCGAGCCCGGCCAGGGCGCGTGCTTCACGCTGTCACTCCCGAGAGACCAGTGA
- a CDS encoding ribbon-helix-helix domain-containing protein — MSPLNDPDPNQYGPDQRLVRVVLPMELIQRVDELLLRRVGGYRNRQDFIRDAVDALVLELSYAPAPQEPPSQLEERIRIRPASPVEMRDTLAETRLPTTVDDYAEHGTLDFSRLPVVSDVQVIEAPGAVVVDEPLFGLHNRDYPSLWLASQLAQATRLELANNESFMAQAIKDAWVLGEKLQAFEQRTDTRLSSLFPTNRQKSGRAEEAFRTFAFGQFTNTANGLRASGPLFTWRVVQVQATDMLIGLTPQGLRLVRQLSGLSAVTPHEKAHSEAFLSHLRDNAPADWWGFETVLLEVSKGATRLNLLQRFRTEKPRWTEAQVSTNVAGYVARAREWGLLESKQAGGKYLLTKFGESFLGSV; from the coding sequence ATGAGTCCCTTGAATGACCCTGATCCTAATCAATACGGCCCTGATCAGCGGCTGGTAAGGGTCGTTCTTCCAATGGAACTCATCCAACGGGTCGATGAACTCCTACTTCGCAGGGTAGGTGGTTACCGCAATAGACAGGACTTCATCCGGGACGCGGTCGACGCACTGGTACTGGAACTCTCCTATGCCCCAGCGCCACAGGAGCCCCCATCCCAGTTGGAAGAGCGCATTCGCATTCGCCCCGCTTCGCCTGTTGAGATGCGGGATACATTGGCCGAAACGCGTCTGCCCACAACAGTTGATGACTACGCAGAGCATGGAACGCTCGACTTCAGCCGACTTCCCGTCGTATCGGACGTGCAGGTGATCGAAGCCCCAGGAGCAGTGGTTGTGGACGAGCCTCTGTTTGGTCTGCACAACCGGGACTACCCTTCGCTCTGGCTCGCATCCCAACTAGCCCAGGCCACGAGATTGGAACTCGCGAACAATGAGAGCTTCATGGCACAAGCGATCAAAGATGCTTGGGTGCTGGGCGAGAAACTCCAGGCATTCGAGCAACGAACAGACACACGACTCTCCTCTCTTTTTCCCACTAACCGTCAGAAGTCTGGGAGAGCCGAGGAGGCATTCCGAACCTTCGCGTTCGGGCAGTTCACTAACACGGCTAACGGGCTGCGCGCATCAGGGCCACTCTTCACGTGGCGCGTCGTTCAAGTCCAAGCCACAGACATGCTTATTGGTTTGACCCCGCAGGGACTGAGGCTCGTACGCCAGCTCTCGGGGTTATCGGCGGTGACCCCACATGAAAAGGCTCATTCCGAAGCGTTCCTCTCTCACCTGCGAGACAACGCGCCCGCCGACTGGTGGGGATTCGAAACTGTCCTACTCGAAGTCAGCAAGGGCGCGACCCGGCTTAATCTCCTTCAACGGTTTCGAACCGAAAAACCCCGATGGACCGAGGCTCAAGTCTCGACAAATGTTGCTGGCTATGTCGCGCGGGCGAGGGAGTGGGGATTGTTGGAGTCTAAGCAGGCCGGTGGCAAGTATTTACTAACGAAGTTTGGTGAATCATTTCTTGGCTCAGTCTAG
- a CDS encoding DNA cytosine methyltransferase, giving the protein MLRKLLHGSVMMDSIELFTGAGGLALGTHHAGFRHCGLYEYDKDACATLRSNASANALSGIVDWHIHQRDVRLNDYSPFRENRLDLVAGGPPCQPFSLGGKHKAQADSRNMIPEFVRAVREIRPRAFIMENVRGLARHSFDEYFQYILRQLAYPSVQMEPEEDWRSHYRRLVGLSARGRHKSTWYKVEWKLLNAADYGVPQIRHRIFIVGFRADLDCDWRFPEPTHSLDALLWKQHLTGEYCDEHGINSLSKMSVRLNGRIRVLRTAKEEPKTEPWVTVRDAFDGLPEPLQGKESGEFSNHKLILGARSYPGHTGSDLDFPAKALKAGVHGVPGGENMVILADGSVRYFTIRELARLQTFPDSWHFEGAWSKLMRQLGNAVPVRLAAAVADSVALSLRSCDSNRTAQRQYDAVGSTHALKIVANAG; this is encoded by the coding sequence ATGCTGCGTAAGCTGCTGCATGGATCGGTCATGATGGATTCCATCGAACTATTCACCGGGGCGGGCGGACTAGCTCTAGGCACGCATCATGCCGGTTTTCGCCACTGCGGTCTGTACGAGTACGACAAGGACGCCTGTGCGACACTCCGTAGCAATGCGAGTGCGAATGCTCTATCGGGCATTGTCGACTGGCATATTCACCAACGTGATGTGCGGCTTAACGATTACTCGCCTTTTCGTGAGAATCGGTTGGACTTGGTCGCAGGCGGACCTCCGTGTCAGCCATTCAGTCTGGGCGGAAAGCACAAAGCTCAAGCCGACTCTCGCAACATGATTCCAGAATTTGTTCGCGCGGTGCGCGAAATACGCCCGCGCGCCTTCATCATGGAAAATGTGAGGGGACTGGCGCGACACAGTTTTGACGAATATTTTCAGTACATATTGCGCCAGCTTGCCTATCCTTCCGTTCAGATGGAACCCGAGGAGGACTGGCGCTCGCACTACCGCCGGTTGGTCGGTTTAAGTGCAAGGGGGCGACACAAAAGCACTTGGTACAAAGTTGAATGGAAACTATTGAATGCTGCGGACTATGGCGTTCCGCAGATACGGCATCGCATTTTTATTGTCGGATTTCGCGCAGATCTGGACTGTGATTGGCGTTTCCCCGAGCCGACACATAGCTTAGATGCACTACTGTGGAAGCAGCATTTAACAGGTGAATATTGCGATGAACACGGTATCAACTCTCTTTCCAAGATGTCTGTTCGACTGAATGGGAGGATACGCGTGCTGCGGACGGCGAAGGAGGAACCTAAAACGGAGCCATGGGTAACCGTGCGTGATGCCTTCGATGGGCTTCCTGAGCCATTGCAGGGCAAAGAGTCAGGCGAATTTTCTAACCACAAATTGATTCTTGGCGCGAGAAGCTATCCAGGTCATACAGGAAGCGATTTGGATTTTCCCGCTAAGGCGTTGAAGGCCGGAGTTCATGGGGTTCCTGGTGGAGAGAACATGGTGATTCTCGCCGATGGCTCGGTGCGCTACTTCACAATACGTGAACTGGCGCGATTGCAGACATTTCCTGACTCTTGGCACTTCGAAGGAGCATGGTCTAAATTAATGCGTCAACTTGGTAATGCTGTTCCAGTACGACTTGCTGCGGCTGTTGCTGATAGCGTGGCTCTTTCCCTGCGATCGTGCGACTCTAATCGCACAGCACAAAGACAGTATGATGCTGTTGGTTCAACGCATGCACTCAAGATTGTTGCCAACGCAGGATAG
- a CDS encoding DNA mismatch endonuclease Vsr has protein sequence MDTMTPAERSERMARVRNKDTTPELRVRRLVTAMGYRYRLHYKKVPGHPDLAFPGRRKAIFVHGCFWHRHPDPACPLARLPKSRLEFWLPKLEGNRARDLRKEAELRGRGWRVHVVWECELRHEESLRRALLSFLNPEKQCTAVPSSAPT, from the coding sequence ATGGATACGATGACTCCCGCGGAGCGAAGCGAGCGCATGGCGAGGGTCCGCAACAAGGACACCACGCCCGAGCTTCGGGTCCGGCGCCTCGTCACCGCGATGGGGTACCGCTACCGCCTGCACTACAAGAAGGTCCCGGGGCATCCGGATCTGGCCTTCCCAGGTCGTCGGAAGGCCATCTTCGTCCACGGCTGCTTCTGGCACCGGCACCCGGACCCGGCCTGTCCGCTCGCCCGGCTGCCAAAGTCGCGGCTGGAGTTCTGGCTCCCGAAACTCGAGGGGAATCGGGCGCGGGACCTGCGCAAGGAGGCGGAGCTCCGGGGGCGGGGATGGCGGGTCCACGTTGTCTGGGAGTGCGAGTTGCGACACGAGGAGTCCCTTCGGCGCGCCCTTCTGAGCTTCTTGAATCCAGAAAAGCAGTGTACGGCTGTCCCATCTTCAGCACCGACGTAA